A portion of the Channa argus isolate prfri chromosome 19, Channa argus male v1.0, whole genome shotgun sequence genome contains these proteins:
- the mynn gene encoding myoneurin isoform X3, whose amino-acid sequence MAHVSSHGKLLLQRLHQQREMDFLCDITIMVKDVEFRAHRNILAAFSKYFSSQAEKGQDVITLDPDKVSRYALEKLLEFIYTGQMNLSSTRQAAVRRAAVFLGMSEATKYLEEFPHWAEPSKTSQSETDKESGFSPPSPASPGSPSFQCPLSIISIQGDSQEEGQDSKEQDDEAKAVDVEEGDKSDEENTVTTLKSIGRGQGRKRGRKPKSFSVEQVQPSSSADGTPEIQSYRGRGRGRGRGRGRGRGGVKTEDQSWEDSDTSVKDFGDTSADWSPSQEDEFQAKKPRLSSGEGRRGRGRGRGRGRGRGRGRPRKKIVEEGEDSGSFWADEEEEEGEIGEQDPSEMDEMSLSCTECNKLFKDASSLRRHEKIHKGLKPFVCIFCSKSFRQATQLKTHLRIHTGEKPFSCSDCDKCFAQKCQLVAHRRMHHGEEKPYTCERCGFKFATSSNYKIHIRLHSGEKPYVCDICGQAFAQSSTLTYHKRRHTGEKPYQCDLCGMSFSVSSSLIAHARKHTGETPYKCSQPKCDASFVTSSELKKHMRRLHPEGNNGVQCLLCGNRFASVKNMIKHQEKAHADEVRQHKERARAVVLLASSHPVAFVQSKLSQENKGLGSIPEGEPANPEPATPNPKATVPSADVITADVTTINSTTTTAGDIIEDFKTEPTDPTITTPEQVTFDTDQEQTINSDTLHALVEQLRPPPSPAQSLEQIVIIRTVDTPENHPSQQ is encoded by the exons ATGGCTCATGTCTCCAGTCATGGGAAGCTGCTCTTGCAGCGTTTGCATCAGCAGCGGGAGATGGATTTTTTGTGTGACATAACCATAATGGTGAAAGATGTGGAATTTAGAGCTCACCGCAACATCCTGGCTGCGTTCAGCAAGTACTTCTCATCCCAGGCTGAAAAAGGTCAAGATGTAATAACCTTGGACCCTGACAAAGTCAGCCGATATGCTCTGGAGAAGTTGCTGGAGTTCATCTACACAGGACAGATGAATCTGAGCAG CACCAGGCAAGCAGCTGTACGTCGAGCCGCCGTGTTCTTGGGAATGTCTGAGGCCACAAAGTATCTGGAGGAATTCCCCCACTGGGCCGAGCCGAGCAAAACGTCCCAGTCGGAGACTGATAAAGAAAGTGGTTTCTCTCCCCCTAGTCCTGCTTCTCCTGGCAGCCCCAGCTTCCAGTGTCCCCTGTCAATCATCTCCATTCAAGGAGACAGCCAGGAGGAGGGGCAGGACAGCAAGGAGCAGGACGATGAGGCCAAAGCTGTGGATGTGGAAGAGGGAGACAAAAGTGATGAAGAAAACACCGTCACAACACTAAAGAGCATTGGACGAGGGCAGGGCAGGAAGAGGGGTAGAAAGCCTAAGAGTTTCAGCGTGGAGCAAGTGCAGCCCAGCAGCTCTGCTGATGGTACACCCGAAATTCAGAGCTACCGGGGGCGGGGtagaggcagagggagaggcAGGGGCAGAGGGAGAGGTGGTGTCAAAACTGAAGATCAGTCTTGGGAAGATTCAGACACGAGTGTGAAAGACTTTGGAGACACTTCTGCAGACTGGAGCCCCTCACAGGAGGATGAGTTCCAGGCCAAGAAACCACGGCTAAGCAGTGGGGAGGGACGCAGAGGAAGAGGCCGAGGGAGGGGGCGAGGCAGAGGGAGAGGCAGGGGCCGACCAAGAAAGAAGATcgtggaggagggagaggacagCGGCTCCTTCTGGGccgatgaggaggaggaggagggtgagatAGGTGAACAGGATCCGTCAGAAATGGATGAGATGTCGCTGTCGTGCACCGAGTGCAACAAGCTGTTTAAAGATGCAAGCAGCCTGCGCAGACATGAGAAAATCCACAAGGGGCTGAAGCCATTTGTCTGCATCTTCTGCTCTAAATCCTTCAGACAAGCCACCCAGCTAAAAACACACTTGCGCATACACACAG GAGAGAAGCCGTTTAGCTGCTCGGACTGCGACAAGTGTTTTGCTCAGAAGTGTCAGCTTGTGGCTCACCGCCGAATGCACCACGGAGAGGAGAAGCCTTACACCTGCGAGCGCTGCGGTTTCAAGTTTGCTACCTCGTCCAACTACAAAATACACATCAG GCTGCACAGTGGGGAGAAACCGTATGTCTGTGACATCTGTGGGCAGGCCTTTGCCCAGTCCAGCACACTGACGTACCACAAGAGACGgcacactggagagaaaccttaTCAGTGTGATCTGTGTGGCATGTCCTTCTCTGTTTCCTCCTCTCTCATCGCTCAcgcaagaaaacacacag GGGAGACCCCGTACAAATGTTCGCAACCAAAATGCGACGCAAGCTTTGTGACCTCGTCCGAATTGAAGAAACACATGCGGCGACTTCACCCAG agggGAACAATGGTGTGCAGTGCCTGCTGTGTGGAAACAGATTTGCCAGTGTGAAGAACATGATCAAACACCAGGAGAAGGCTCACGCTGATGAAGTGCGGCAACACAAGGAAAGAGCCAGAGCTG ttgTCCTCCTGGCCTCCAGTCATCCTGTGGCCTTCGTCCAGAGCAAACTCTCCCAGGAAAACAAAGGTTTGGGCTCCATCCCTGAAGGCGAGCCAGCCAACCCGGAACCGGCCACCCCCAACCCCAAAGCCACCGTGCCGTCCGCAGACGTCATCACTGCTGATGTCACAACCATTAACAGTACCACTACCACAGCCGGCGACATAATCGAGGACTTCAAGACGGAGCCTACTGACCCCACCATCACCACCCCCGAGCAGGTGACCTTCGACACTGACCAAGAGCAAACAATCAACTCAGACACCCTCCACGCTCTGGTGGAGCAGCTGCGGCCACCGCCCTCTCCTGCCCAGAGCTTGGAGCAGATCGTCATCATTAGGACGGTGGACACCCCTGAAAACCACCCCTCTCAACAGTGA
- the mynn gene encoding myoneurin isoform X2, producing the protein MLLTEMAHVSSHGKLLLQRLHQQREMDFLCDITIMVKDVEFRAHRNILAAFSKYFSSQAEKGQDVITLDPDKVSRYALEKLLEFIYTGQMNLSSTRQAAVRRAAVFLGMSEATKYLEEFPHWAEPSKTSQSETDKESGFSPPSPASPGSPSFQCPLSIISIQGDSQEEGQDSKEQDDEAKAVDVEEGDKSDEENTVTTLKSIGRGQGRKRGRKPKSFSVEQVQPSSSADGTPEIQSYRGRGRGRGRGRGRGRGGVKTEDQSWEDSDTSVKDFGDTSADWSPSQEDEFQAKKPRLSSGEGRRGRGRGRGRGRGRGRGRPRKKIVEEGEDSGSFWADEEEEEGEIGEQDPSEMDEMSLSCTECNKLFKDASSLRRHEKIHKGLKPFVCIFCSKSFRQATQLKTHLRIHTGEKPFSCSDCDKCFAQKCQLVAHRRMHHGEEKPYTCERCGFKFATSSNYKIHIRLHSGEKPYVCDICGQAFAQSSTLTYHKRRHTGEKPYQCDLCGMSFSVSSSLIAHARKHTGETPYKCSQPKCDASFVTSSELKKHMRRLHPEGNNGVQCLLCGNRFASVKNMIKHQEKAHADEVRQHKERARAVVLLASSHPVAFVQSKLSQENKGLGSIPEGEPANPEPATPNPKATVPSADVITADVTTINSTTTTAGDIIEDFKTEPTDPTITTPEQVTFDTDQEQTINSDTLHALVEQLRPPPSPAQSLEQIVIIRTVDTPENHPSQQ; encoded by the exons ATGCTACTAACAG AGATGGCTCATGTCTCCAGTCATGGGAAGCTGCTCTTGCAGCGTTTGCATCAGCAGCGGGAGATGGATTTTTTGTGTGACATAACCATAATGGTGAAAGATGTGGAATTTAGAGCTCACCGCAACATCCTGGCTGCGTTCAGCAAGTACTTCTCATCCCAGGCTGAAAAAGGTCAAGATGTAATAACCTTGGACCCTGACAAAGTCAGCCGATATGCTCTGGAGAAGTTGCTGGAGTTCATCTACACAGGACAGATGAATCTGAGCAG CACCAGGCAAGCAGCTGTACGTCGAGCCGCCGTGTTCTTGGGAATGTCTGAGGCCACAAAGTATCTGGAGGAATTCCCCCACTGGGCCGAGCCGAGCAAAACGTCCCAGTCGGAGACTGATAAAGAAAGTGGTTTCTCTCCCCCTAGTCCTGCTTCTCCTGGCAGCCCCAGCTTCCAGTGTCCCCTGTCAATCATCTCCATTCAAGGAGACAGCCAGGAGGAGGGGCAGGACAGCAAGGAGCAGGACGATGAGGCCAAAGCTGTGGATGTGGAAGAGGGAGACAAAAGTGATGAAGAAAACACCGTCACAACACTAAAGAGCATTGGACGAGGGCAGGGCAGGAAGAGGGGTAGAAAGCCTAAGAGTTTCAGCGTGGAGCAAGTGCAGCCCAGCAGCTCTGCTGATGGTACACCCGAAATTCAGAGCTACCGGGGGCGGGGtagaggcagagggagaggcAGGGGCAGAGGGAGAGGTGGTGTCAAAACTGAAGATCAGTCTTGGGAAGATTCAGACACGAGTGTGAAAGACTTTGGAGACACTTCTGCAGACTGGAGCCCCTCACAGGAGGATGAGTTCCAGGCCAAGAAACCACGGCTAAGCAGTGGGGAGGGACGCAGAGGAAGAGGCCGAGGGAGGGGGCGAGGCAGAGGGAGAGGCAGGGGCCGACCAAGAAAGAAGATcgtggaggagggagaggacagCGGCTCCTTCTGGGccgatgaggaggaggaggagggtgagatAGGTGAACAGGATCCGTCAGAAATGGATGAGATGTCGCTGTCGTGCACCGAGTGCAACAAGCTGTTTAAAGATGCAAGCAGCCTGCGCAGACATGAGAAAATCCACAAGGGGCTGAAGCCATTTGTCTGCATCTTCTGCTCTAAATCCTTCAGACAAGCCACCCAGCTAAAAACACACTTGCGCATACACACAG GAGAGAAGCCGTTTAGCTGCTCGGACTGCGACAAGTGTTTTGCTCAGAAGTGTCAGCTTGTGGCTCACCGCCGAATGCACCACGGAGAGGAGAAGCCTTACACCTGCGAGCGCTGCGGTTTCAAGTTTGCTACCTCGTCCAACTACAAAATACACATCAG GCTGCACAGTGGGGAGAAACCGTATGTCTGTGACATCTGTGGGCAGGCCTTTGCCCAGTCCAGCACACTGACGTACCACAAGAGACGgcacactggagagaaaccttaTCAGTGTGATCTGTGTGGCATGTCCTTCTCTGTTTCCTCCTCTCTCATCGCTCAcgcaagaaaacacacag GGGAGACCCCGTACAAATGTTCGCAACCAAAATGCGACGCAAGCTTTGTGACCTCGTCCGAATTGAAGAAACACATGCGGCGACTTCACCCAG agggGAACAATGGTGTGCAGTGCCTGCTGTGTGGAAACAGATTTGCCAGTGTGAAGAACATGATCAAACACCAGGAGAAGGCTCACGCTGATGAAGTGCGGCAACACAAGGAAAGAGCCAGAGCTG ttgTCCTCCTGGCCTCCAGTCATCCTGTGGCCTTCGTCCAGAGCAAACTCTCCCAGGAAAACAAAGGTTTGGGCTCCATCCCTGAAGGCGAGCCAGCCAACCCGGAACCGGCCACCCCCAACCCCAAAGCCACCGTGCCGTCCGCAGACGTCATCACTGCTGATGTCACAACCATTAACAGTACCACTACCACAGCCGGCGACATAATCGAGGACTTCAAGACGGAGCCTACTGACCCCACCATCACCACCCCCGAGCAGGTGACCTTCGACACTGACCAAGAGCAAACAATCAACTCAGACACCCTCCACGCTCTGGTGGAGCAGCTGCGGCCACCGCCCTCTCCTGCCCAGAGCTTGGAGCAGATCGTCATCATTAGGACGGTGGACACCCCTGAAAACCACCCCTCTCAACAGTGA
- the mynn gene encoding myoneurin isoform X1: MLLTAEMAHVSSHGKLLLQRLHQQREMDFLCDITIMVKDVEFRAHRNILAAFSKYFSSQAEKGQDVITLDPDKVSRYALEKLLEFIYTGQMNLSSTRQAAVRRAAVFLGMSEATKYLEEFPHWAEPSKTSQSETDKESGFSPPSPASPGSPSFQCPLSIISIQGDSQEEGQDSKEQDDEAKAVDVEEGDKSDEENTVTTLKSIGRGQGRKRGRKPKSFSVEQVQPSSSADGTPEIQSYRGRGRGRGRGRGRGRGGVKTEDQSWEDSDTSVKDFGDTSADWSPSQEDEFQAKKPRLSSGEGRRGRGRGRGRGRGRGRGRPRKKIVEEGEDSGSFWADEEEEEGEIGEQDPSEMDEMSLSCTECNKLFKDASSLRRHEKIHKGLKPFVCIFCSKSFRQATQLKTHLRIHTGEKPFSCSDCDKCFAQKCQLVAHRRMHHGEEKPYTCERCGFKFATSSNYKIHIRLHSGEKPYVCDICGQAFAQSSTLTYHKRRHTGEKPYQCDLCGMSFSVSSSLIAHARKHTGETPYKCSQPKCDASFVTSSELKKHMRRLHPEGNNGVQCLLCGNRFASVKNMIKHQEKAHADEVRQHKERARAVVLLASSHPVAFVQSKLSQENKGLGSIPEGEPANPEPATPNPKATVPSADVITADVTTINSTTTTAGDIIEDFKTEPTDPTITTPEQVTFDTDQEQTINSDTLHALVEQLRPPPSPAQSLEQIVIIRTVDTPENHPSQQ; encoded by the exons ATGCTACTAACAG CAGAGATGGCTCATGTCTCCAGTCATGGGAAGCTGCTCTTGCAGCGTTTGCATCAGCAGCGGGAGATGGATTTTTTGTGTGACATAACCATAATGGTGAAAGATGTGGAATTTAGAGCTCACCGCAACATCCTGGCTGCGTTCAGCAAGTACTTCTCATCCCAGGCTGAAAAAGGTCAAGATGTAATAACCTTGGACCCTGACAAAGTCAGCCGATATGCTCTGGAGAAGTTGCTGGAGTTCATCTACACAGGACAGATGAATCTGAGCAG CACCAGGCAAGCAGCTGTACGTCGAGCCGCCGTGTTCTTGGGAATGTCTGAGGCCACAAAGTATCTGGAGGAATTCCCCCACTGGGCCGAGCCGAGCAAAACGTCCCAGTCGGAGACTGATAAAGAAAGTGGTTTCTCTCCCCCTAGTCCTGCTTCTCCTGGCAGCCCCAGCTTCCAGTGTCCCCTGTCAATCATCTCCATTCAAGGAGACAGCCAGGAGGAGGGGCAGGACAGCAAGGAGCAGGACGATGAGGCCAAAGCTGTGGATGTGGAAGAGGGAGACAAAAGTGATGAAGAAAACACCGTCACAACACTAAAGAGCATTGGACGAGGGCAGGGCAGGAAGAGGGGTAGAAAGCCTAAGAGTTTCAGCGTGGAGCAAGTGCAGCCCAGCAGCTCTGCTGATGGTACACCCGAAATTCAGAGCTACCGGGGGCGGGGtagaggcagagggagaggcAGGGGCAGAGGGAGAGGTGGTGTCAAAACTGAAGATCAGTCTTGGGAAGATTCAGACACGAGTGTGAAAGACTTTGGAGACACTTCTGCAGACTGGAGCCCCTCACAGGAGGATGAGTTCCAGGCCAAGAAACCACGGCTAAGCAGTGGGGAGGGACGCAGAGGAAGAGGCCGAGGGAGGGGGCGAGGCAGAGGGAGAGGCAGGGGCCGACCAAGAAAGAAGATcgtggaggagggagaggacagCGGCTCCTTCTGGGccgatgaggaggaggaggagggtgagatAGGTGAACAGGATCCGTCAGAAATGGATGAGATGTCGCTGTCGTGCACCGAGTGCAACAAGCTGTTTAAAGATGCAAGCAGCCTGCGCAGACATGAGAAAATCCACAAGGGGCTGAAGCCATTTGTCTGCATCTTCTGCTCTAAATCCTTCAGACAAGCCACCCAGCTAAAAACACACTTGCGCATACACACAG GAGAGAAGCCGTTTAGCTGCTCGGACTGCGACAAGTGTTTTGCTCAGAAGTGTCAGCTTGTGGCTCACCGCCGAATGCACCACGGAGAGGAGAAGCCTTACACCTGCGAGCGCTGCGGTTTCAAGTTTGCTACCTCGTCCAACTACAAAATACACATCAG GCTGCACAGTGGGGAGAAACCGTATGTCTGTGACATCTGTGGGCAGGCCTTTGCCCAGTCCAGCACACTGACGTACCACAAGAGACGgcacactggagagaaaccttaTCAGTGTGATCTGTGTGGCATGTCCTTCTCTGTTTCCTCCTCTCTCATCGCTCAcgcaagaaaacacacag GGGAGACCCCGTACAAATGTTCGCAACCAAAATGCGACGCAAGCTTTGTGACCTCGTCCGAATTGAAGAAACACATGCGGCGACTTCACCCAG agggGAACAATGGTGTGCAGTGCCTGCTGTGTGGAAACAGATTTGCCAGTGTGAAGAACATGATCAAACACCAGGAGAAGGCTCACGCTGATGAAGTGCGGCAACACAAGGAAAGAGCCAGAGCTG ttgTCCTCCTGGCCTCCAGTCATCCTGTGGCCTTCGTCCAGAGCAAACTCTCCCAGGAAAACAAAGGTTTGGGCTCCATCCCTGAAGGCGAGCCAGCCAACCCGGAACCGGCCACCCCCAACCCCAAAGCCACCGTGCCGTCCGCAGACGTCATCACTGCTGATGTCACAACCATTAACAGTACCACTACCACAGCCGGCGACATAATCGAGGACTTCAAGACGGAGCCTACTGACCCCACCATCACCACCCCCGAGCAGGTGACCTTCGACACTGACCAAGAGCAAACAATCAACTCAGACACCCTCCACGCTCTGGTGGAGCAGCTGCGGCCACCGCCCTCTCCTGCCCAGAGCTTGGAGCAGATCGTCATCATTAGGACGGTGGACACCCCTGAAAACCACCCCTCTCAACAGTGA